The DNA segment TAAATATGAGAATGAAGAATTTTTAAAAGATGACCCAAGTTGGTTTATGCATCAGGTTGAAGGTTCTTCTAATCAAGAGATATTTGCATTTATAGCATCTTGTCTCAGCTACGGTAGTAGGAAACAATTTTTTCCTAAAATACAATTCATTATTGATAAATCCGACGGAGATGTACTAAACTGGATAAGAAATGGTTCTTTTGAGGAAGATATCCCAGATAACGAAAATTGTTATTATAGATTATACAATAATCATATTATGAATCAATTTCTTCATGCGCTTAAAGATTTAATTGAAGAATACGGAACATTAAGAGAGTATATTAAGAAAAATGCCAATGATGGATATACAGCCGTTACTGCTATAACAAATTATTTTAATAAAAAAGATATTCAAACAATTATACCTAAAGACACTTCATCAGCATGCAAAAGAGTTTGTATGTATCTCAGATGGATGGTAAGAGATCATAGTGAAGTAGACTTAGGACTTTGGAAAGATTTAATAGATAAACGGACTTTAATTATGCCACTTGACACGCATGTTTTACAAGAATCATGTAAACTTGGTCTGCTAAAGAGTAAAACAACTAGTATGGGCGCTGCTAAAAAACTGTCAGCAATGATGCTAGATATATTTCCTACAGATCCGCTTAAAGGAGATTTTGCATTATTTGGATATGGGGTTAACCATTAATTATTCCACATAATCCAATTTGATAACAATAACTCTAAATTTTTGATTTTTCTTATTAGTAATTACTTTCGCAATATGCCAGTCTTCTGGAAAGAAGAGAAAAAATTTAGAAACAGATGAATTATAAAATCGAGCCTTATCTGCATTATAAAAATAGTGAATCACATCAGGCTTATATTTACAACTAGGCTTACTTGTTTCATGTTCTATTATTCCAAATCCTTCAATACCGCTTACCGTATACTGTAAATCAACATGATGATAATGACTCTCACTTTGGCGTTTGTCAAGTGCTTCATTAAAGTCATCCTGAACACTCGCAATAAGATTAGTCCCTTCTATTTTATAGTTACCCTTAGGCATATTAAGCAAGTCATTTTTTGCCAACCAAGAGAAGGCAGCATTCCACTCTTGCTTATTTTTTTGGAATTGAGAATAAAACTCAACCGCATTAACGGTCTTATGAGGTGATGATGCAAAAAAACCATTACGCCAAGCACCACTTTTTACCCATTTTTTAGCCGTCTTAACAAGGGCTTTATCATTGCAAGACTTAGTATATATGCTCTTTAAGTCATTCTTTGCAGAAAGTCCTAATGAGAATAAGAAGATAAGTGATAGACATATATATTTTTTCATGATTCAATTGTTTTAGCGATTTTTATGTTTAATGTACCATGGATGTACAAATAAGTTATATATAAGTAAAGAAAAAACTATAAGTACTATACATGAAAATAAAAGTAAATGTATATCTTTCGCAAAAAAAGTAAAGCCTAAGAAAAGCCCAGCAGCAAGTCCAGTTTCCCAAGCCAGTATATATGTACTCTGGCTCGTCCCACGCTGACAATGCTTGCTTAGTTTTATAAAGAAGAGCAAAAATCTTGAACCGATTATACCGATACCAAATCCTACAAACAAGGGTGCCATATATGACACAATCACCTGCTTACGTGTAAGCATAAGCAATAATGCAACTCCGATAAGAATCAGTCCTGTTACTACTTCACTTTTTAGTTCAGCATTTTCAAAAACAAATTTTTGCGAAATTAATGCTATAGAAAATCCAGCCATAATCATTCCATAAAACACATAAGAAAATTGGACTGTAAACAGAAGTCCTATTACTGAAGTTGTTATAGCGAGATTTATAAACAACCAAAAGCCTTGTGGTAACAAGAATCTATCAAGACTACATATACTTATATTATTGCTATCAGTCTTAAATGGAACATGGATCATTTTCACTAACATGATTGCCACCAAAGCACAAAAGATAGAACCTACAAATACGCCGCCAATACTAAAGTACTTATATACTATCAAAGAAAATATTGGTCCAAGTGACAATGCAAAACGCGAAAACCATGTTGCAGAATAATTTGCTTCTGTACGTTGAAAAGATTCACTAGTATCAATTATTAATGTGCTTGCAAGCACCATCT comes from the Xylanibacter oryzae DSM 17970 genome and includes:
- a CDS encoding MFS transporter codes for the protein MNSQNTPIHIKLWRKDFWFMAASNMLLTISVYMLLPAFPLWMRENGLSNFIIGNTIGVFGLGLFLFGTFCSYLVQKFRRNNVYILSVFGMILCLCIMFYTQSNAEINQNWHILFIMRFLLGAFFGLAQMVLASTLIIDTSESFQRTEANYSATWFSRFALSLGPIFSLIVYKYFSIGGVFVGSIFCALVAIMLVKMIHVPFKTDSNNISICSLDRFLLPQGFWLFINLAITTSVIGLLFTVQFSYVFYGMIMAGFSIALISQKFVFENAELKSEVVTGLILIGVALLLMLTRKQVIVSYMAPLFVGFGIGIIGSRFLLFFIKLSKHCQRGTSQSTYILAWETGLAAGLFLGFTFFAKDIHLLLFSCIVLIVFSLLIYNLFVHPWYIKHKNR
- a CDS encoding YhcH/YjgK/YiaL family protein; this encodes MKKYICLSLIFLFSLGLSAKNDLKSIYTKSCNDKALVKTAKKWVKSGAWRNGFFASSPHKTVNAVEFYSQFQKNKQEWNAAFSWLAKNDLLNMPKGNYKIEGTNLIASVQDDFNEALDKRQSESHYHHVDLQYTVSGIEGFGIIEHETSKPSCKYKPDVIHYFYNADKARFYNSSVSKFFLFFPEDWHIAKVITNKKNQKFRVIVIKLDYVE
- a CDS encoding TIGR02757 family protein gives rise to the protein MNIKNTLQFYADKYENEEFLKDDPSWFMHQVEGSSNQEIFAFIASCLSYGSRKQFFPKIQFIIDKSDGDVLNWIRNGSFEEDIPDNENCYYRLYNNHIMNQFLHALKDLIEEYGTLREYIKKNANDGYTAVTAITNYFNKKDIQTIIPKDTSSACKRVCMYLRWMVRDHSEVDLGLWKDLIDKRTLIMPLDTHVLQESCKLGLLKSKTTSMGAAKKLSAMMLDIFPTDPLKGDFALFGYGVNH